The sequence below is a genomic window from Phoenix dactylifera cultivar Barhee BC4 chromosome 8, palm_55x_up_171113_PBpolish2nd_filt_p, whole genome shotgun sequence.
gGCAACTAAGTTTTTTTTCCCACTGATTTGAGTAAGAGTTTGAGGTGTAGAGGCAGGCCGCTTGGCACAGGAAAACTCAGACCAggattttcttatttctttaatCTTGACACTTCTTCTATGATATGAGTCATATAAAGATAGTTAAGGACTATGTAAAAAATGCTTATTTTAGAAACTCAGGAAGAAAATGCCTCTATgatgtttctttcctttctgttatatattttatctctatgaattttgtttcttgaaaCTGATTCTAATTGTTTACATGGTTAAACCTGATTTGTAACAGAGCAGAGGTTGTCTTGGATGCTGTGCTAAGCCCACTCCAATTATTGCAGTGGATGAGCCCTCAAAGGGTTTGAAAATCCAAGGCCGGACTATTAAAAAAACCAGCGTGTCTGAGGATTTTTGGAGTACGAGCACACATGAGATGGAAAACAGTGGAGTGCAGTCTCAGAGGAGCATATCTTCAATTAGCACATCAGTGCAAAACCTTGATCACCATGGAGCAGGAAGCGCCAGCAACGCTTCTGAATTTGTGAATCATGGTAAATGAAAATTTAATCTTTAGATCTTGtattgctaattttacttggtGTAGCAGGCTGTGCTACCTAGGCACTCGTGTTCAGCTCTAAAAACCCATGCTCGGATGCTTATAAAGTTCTATGATTGCCACTTTTAAAGAGACTTGAACTCTTCCAACGATAAATTTGACCCTCCATTTTCATGCTATAAGtgagtatttttttttgggtcattGGTCAAGGATCATTTTTCTTATATTCTTAGGTTAATTGGAAAGTCCGAATGAGAAACATGTATATTGAAAGACCTtaacaaataatatcttcttaaTATTTACTTTTGATGTTTGAGTAAAgaagattaaaaatataatttagttAACATTATAATTTATCCTATATATCcctatctccttttttttttcccttcttgccAAGTCAGATACTTGGATATGTGCCCGAATCTGATTCTCGTATCCGTATCTATGCAACATTTGTAGCAAGGGTACTTAGTCATTACCTGTTCGCTTTGCTCTTCGCATCCTTTTTCTGTCCTAGAATTTTGAAGTTATTGGCATGTTGAATGGAATTAATGTGAAGAGTAATCAAGGGAAAGGTTAATCAtggtaaataaataaagaatacCAATAGAAATTCCTCTAAGAGGAATTGGTGCTTGTCATTCATTCTAAATTCTGTGTTGTTGGTATCTTGATGaccaatataaaataaatatcagCGGAAAGCTAGAGTCCTTTTTATCTGACTAGAAAAGATTACAATCTGTTATCACTGAAAAACATGGTCATGTTCTTTAAAGTTTCTTGTAGTTTTTGTGTTTACATGCTTCGCCTCCTCATTTTATAGTCTATGAACTGTCATTGTATATCTTTCCCTCAGCATTATTGAATTAAATGTTTGCAGATGGAGAGGGAAGCATCAAAGTGTAAGGTAACCAAATGAGATGTGTTACATGAACTTCTCTGGCAAATTTTAGGCTAAATTTGTTGCCGAAATAATGTTAGTTTGGGTTAAAAATCGCGCAAGCAAATGGCATGATTTTTTGTTATAAATGCTACTCAAGAAGCAGGGAAGATATTATGTGCTTGCTGACACTATGGAAATAGATGTATCTATGCTTTGTATGTTTAGCATTTGGAACATGTATATTGCAGGTCTTCTTCTCTGGAATCAAACCAGACAGCAATGGACTGGAAATAGAAGGCCTGAGACCCGGCCGCAACAGGTCCGGGAACCCAGATTAAGGTATGTGTCAATACTCTATATTCATGCTAGATTAAGTACTTTTGTACGATTATCTGCATCATATTATTTCTTGCTCAGCAGATCTAGAGTAAATAAGCTGGCAGCCACAATAGTTTTCTGAAATTTATTCATATCCCTGCATATCTTTACTTGTAGTACCCTAGAGCCAATACTGATTTGAGACTGCTTTGGCGATGTTCGCTATAATTTTTTAACTTATATTACTTAAGCCAGAAACAATTATCGGAGGTTTTTCCGgtaaaaacaaaatttattgCTAGTGAACTTGCTGATATCACTTGACGTGTGTTTATTTTTTGCTCTTTTCGGGTTTTTAATGCGCTCTCCCTGAGGAGACATAAGCATGCTAATTTGTTCAAGGATTTTATTTGGTCCTTTTGTTGATGATCACTAATGAAGGTTAAGGAGGCTTTGCCAAATTAGTTGCATGCTGCTCTTTACTGCAGTGATTACCCCAGAGCACCTATGCCTGTAATAAACGCTTATCAATCCCTTGCATGTTATATAAGAGAGTTGAAGCCAGCAAAGTACACTCAATTCACACGTCATTTTTTCAATCATTCCACCATATGTTTATTCCTCCCATCAGCATCACATATTGACCTGTTCAGCGAATGCTGTCTTCAGTTACATGTTAACAAAAAATAATTGTAAAAATTGTTGTTCTCATGCTAGCTTAACATGAAAACCAAAATGCAATGTCTTTTATGCGTTTATAGTTGACCTACGATCTGGGCAATAAGGCCTGCTCTGAGAGATCTAAGAAAGCTATTTTGTTGTTGTGTATCAGCTAGGTGACGCCATTAGTACCCTGTAGTTTGATTTGGTAATATTATTGGTGGTCGCCAACTTCCTTGGTGTATAGTGCCCTGCCAACTTTAGACAATCTGGAAGAGCTCCTTGATTCCTGTCTAAGCAAGACTACATCTGTAAAATTGGCTGCATTTTACTGATCCTATATCATACAGATCATTTGATCATTAGCTGTTGTCTTGAATTATGATCACGAGCTGCTAAAGATCAGGAAGATTTCCTGGAAccggaaaaaaagagagagagtataCTGCCAATTTCTCAGCTCCATTTTAGATTTCTTATACTTGTACCAAATTCTTCAACATCTGTGACTGCAGTTGGGATGCGACATATGACAATTTGCTGGGGACCAACAAGCCATTTCCACAGCCCATCCCTCTATCTGTAAGACGTTCAATTTGCGATGCATTAGGTTGTAGAACTGGATAGCATTTCCAgagtctgattttttttttttttgggggggggtgggggggggggcttGCTTCTTGTGGTGGCAGGAGATGGTAGATTTCCTTGTGGACGTCTGGGAGCAGGAGGGTATGTATGATTAGGCAAAACAAGTTTCTTTAGATGTTGTGTGGACCGTCAAGCAGATGGGGACTCCTGGAGATGGACTTCGATAGTGCTACGGACGAAGGGTATCCCTTCCACATCAATTGTTATATGTATGCTACCGCTGATATCTTTATAGTTATTCTCTTCTTAATGTCCTCCATCCTCTTGTAGCAAGTTATCTCTTCAGCATTGTCGTGAGCCTTAGAGCAGGGCTTCGCCCTGCTTAGCCTTATTGTATGTTTCACCGATTGACAAGTTGCTAGACTGGTGTCATCACCTTCTGCTCGGCACAAAGCTATTTCATGGCATGCACGTAGAAATCACTTTGCTGATGCTGAATCTATGATCCACGTTGCCGTCCAACCAGTGATGTGTGCCCCAGTATTGTCGTGCCAGAGTGTCGGAAGGAGATTTGGCTTCTGCTAGAAATTCTGATGCGGGTGTCCATAGTTTTCCACTATGGTCGACGATGTTGGACTCAGAATCCTGTGATGGCATACCCAGCTTTTtgccaggtcgggtcgggttaatGTTGGTTCAATTGGAGAATGCGATATACTGGAGAATGCCTGCTGCCATTGGCAGGCCTGTTTGGATGGAATGCAATAGGGAGAGGGAAGCTGGAATGGGCAAGAGAAAAGTTCATTCTCTCTTGTTTGGTCAGAAATTGAatagaagataaaaaaaaaaggggctaATATCGTTGGCAagtcaagagagagaaaaaggtaCGGGAGATGAAGGGATTTCTctccaaacttttttttttctacccATCTCTCTAAAGATagggaaatttttcttttttattcttttcgagaatttttttttcttcctcttcggcATTCTTGGATGGAAGggattcttcctttctcttatcttcgcatttcttttctttttctcctatcCCTTATTCTACCTGCCGGGATAGAGTGTGTTGGTGTTAATTGGTGCGATGTATCAAAGTTTGGTCTGATTTGTCTACAACCGTTATTCTTGGATGGAAGggattcttcctttctcttatcttcgcattccttttctttttctcctatcCCTTGTCCTAACTGTCGGGATAGAGTGTGTTGGCGTTAATTGGTGCGATGTATCAAAGTTTGGTCTGATTTATCTACAACCGTTATTCTTGGATGGAAGggattcttcctttctcttatcttcgcattccttttctttttctcctatcCCTTGTCCTAACTGTCGGGATAGAGTGTGTTGGCGTTAATTGGTGCGATGTATGAAAGGTTGGTCTGATTTGTCTACAACCACGAGAGAGAGAAAATTAAGGaagtatttatttattgaatcagTCGGGTCAAGGCGAACCGGCAGCGCTAATCTAAAAACCGTCGAAACGGATGAGCTTATCAAGACGATGCGATACGAGACGCTTGCTGCGGGCATGATGCCTATTCTGGTTCGTTCCAGAACGCTCTGCATGTAGCTCCCGTTGTGCTGGACCTTTTTGCTCTCTTAAGTTCTCAATAATTGATGATGACGATGATTGAGGGGTCCTCCATCATCTTCAATGCTGAGAAAGTTCCgggcccttctcttctcttctcttcccttCTGGATCCCTCTCTTACTCTCTACTCCATGCTTCCCCCAACCCTTTTCCTGCTGCGTTATATATTTGGGCGGCTCTCAGCCTCACCTCGCAACAAGCAGCAGCAAAGCATCAGGAATCGCTTGTGTCCGTCCCCTCCTCCCTTCTCATCTTGTTCTGCCGCCGAGGGAGTCCGAGCGAGCTACAGCTTCTTCGGCTTGAAACTTCTTGGTGCTGTTGTGTTGCACGAATGGCTCTGGCTCGTATGTGTCTGAGTAGCACCCCTCTCCTCCGCGGCCGGCGCTCCTTCCCATTGTCTGCGGTTAGTACCGCTCGGGGAGGCAGCATGGATATTGATTTCGGAGCGCCTTCCTCGTATTCTGCTGTCCCCGATCATCCCTCTTCTCCAAAACGGGAAGACGAGAAGAAAGGCGGGGAGGTCGCGCCGGCGGAGTCATCATCGGCTCCTGCTCGTCGCAGAAGTGGGCTGCTCTCGAGCCAGCCCTGGGACCTCATTCCCTTCCGTTTCCACAACATTGGTATATCTTCTGTATGCATGTCTGCTTACACCTCGCTTTTTGTGCTTTGGTAATTTTAGCGGCATATCCATATAGCATCACTACTGCATTGACATCCTGGGAGCGTGTTACGAGAGTTTCAGAACTAACCCAACGGTCTCAGATCCATCGTTACTATGAGGATTAGGTCTTGGCAGCATCATTTTGTCcggccttggttggtgttgcgCTGTTGCTCTAGTGTTTCTGCGTCGTATCGGACAAATTTGGACTGAGAATATAAAAATCAGAAGAACGGAGAACGAAGACCACCATAAAACTCCGTAATTGTTAAAATTATGTCTCGTACGATGCTTTGTCGACTGTGCTTCTATCAAACGAATGAATTAAAACACTTTATTACTAGGTGTAGATTGGTTTGTGTGTTGCAGCTGAGGGATGCGAAGATAtgtatttgtttgtttgtttttctaatcTATCCTCCTCTCTTATACATTTTAAGGCAAAATCTCACACACAAAAAAATCCTGAATCCTCAACGAAATATTTGAAAAGGaactagaaaaagaaaaacccttgcgaccctttttccaattttttttagttGATGGCTGAAAAAGGAAATCAGTCTTGAACCCATGACATGGACATCGTAAAGTATTAAGGCACATGCCACTATAGAAGGTTGAAAACCAATCGCTATGCTGTAATTGTTATACAATTGAATGCGCGCATACGAAATTTCTTttaagttttttgtttttttgtgaaATCTATTCTCTGTCCGGTAGGGTTGGGGAACGCACTATGGCAAGTGTCCGAGAATTTGAATAGATTATTGGAGAACTGGGCACCCTCTCGTTTCCTTGGTCGTATGAAGGAAGTCAAAGACTGCTACAAACTACGTTATGAGGTGCCGGGGCTAAGGAAGGAAGACATGAGGATCACAGTGGAAGATAGATTTCTGGTGATCACAGGAGAgcgcaaggaggaagaggatgactcTGACGAGGAGGGTGGTTGGTACTCCAAAAGATACGGATACTACAATACTAGCTTACTGTTGCCGGATGATGCCAAAGTGGAAGAGATCAAGGCGGAGGTTAAAGATGGGATTCTCTGCATTACTATACCTAGGAACGAAGAGAAGAAACGAAATGTTAGAGAGGTCAAAATCCAGTAGCATCTTGTATTTGTCGCAGCAGTTCTGCGGTTGCGACATGTTACAGTACATGTTCCTCATTCCAGGCTACGTAGCAACGCTTATGTGAGAAAGTACCAACGTTTTGGGTGTTTTTGTCTTTTAAGCTGTTTCTGGCTGATGTTCTTGATAAATGAAGTGTTCGTGCTGGAGGTTCAACTGTGTCCTTATTTCGTTTCTCataattttccttttatagCGTTTCCCTGGAAATAATGCCCTGTTTTGCTCCACGGAACATCTCCTTTGTCTTCTAGTAGGGATTTGTGGCCAATAAATTGTCTGGCGACGCGAGGAAGGTGTAGGTTTTTTATTTCtcattttttaaaagtttattttttcattcctatttttttttctctatagaTCCGGAGAGCTAATTCTACCTTTTATTCTGTACCACCTCGCCTCTTGAGGGTTGATTTTGACCCGGCCCGAACCTCCGTCTACATTCGGGCAAATTTTAAATAGTCCATTGGATTCCAGGAGAGAGAGGGATCATCAATGATTTCGGATTTGAATCTTGGCTGTTCATCCCTAGATACTGGGATCCAAATAATTATAGCGCATGCGGGTTTCCCTCTCTTTGCCTCAGAAAGAAGGCAGGCAGGCAGGCAGGCGTGCATGAATGGAAATAATGTTTTGAGTTAGGGCTCTCTCTAAATCTGGGAGATTCCAATCTTGCAATCATAACCGTCCAAAGATAAATGTATCGCACGTATGTATGGGGTTTTCATGATCATGGACGCAATGGTTGTGCGGACGGTTGTGATTACAATAATGGACCGCTCTGCTTGGTCCTCAAATGTTGGCTCCATTGATTGGAGGACCTAGATAATTCTCATTCAGAAGGAGAATTCTGCAAAGATATTTTGCAACCTTGGATGCGCGGCCAGTTTTGGTTTACCAGCGCGCATGGGTATATGGTCGATCCCATAACTAAACGAGCTTAGTTTACCTCCATAAGACAAATTCATGTGTGACAAATAAAGGTTGCTACAAAAATCATTACCCACGTCCTTATTCTGAATACacaaaaaaggagaaaattctTATCCCATTTACAAGCGTCACAATGCAGGATTTGATCAGGCGGAACGTATGCAAGGCTATGTTAGTTAATCGAGTCGCTTCTTGTTCAGTGAGAGAGGTGAGATTGATGAAATTGAACAATTTCGAGCTGGAAGATGGATATCGGCACCAGAAGCAATGCAATGCAGAGAATACATAGGTTTTGCTCGAGTAGTGAAATCTATCCATCCATGATAACATTAGGGTTTCCATTTGCCTAGCACGCAGATGGTGGGATTCCTCGAAGATCAAGATTTACGAGGCGTTCTCACAAATGACAATGCCTCGAGTAGTCAGATTGACGATGAGGCAAGGCAGCATCTATAAGAGAACTTCCTGAGCACCGTGTGCGGCATGACAAGGATGGATTTTGGATTTGGAGAAAGTCGAAGGATGCAATTGGATGAATTATTGTTGCAAAATCTCTGTCATggtgaaagatattatttgccGGCATTGCTCGATTACTGGCACTAGATATCCAAGTTTTCGCCATTCTGCTCGACAATGCGTGATCTCTTGGAACTCGATGATAGCATTTTAGAATGTCTAGAAGAGGCATCATTATATCGAATAATGGCGCACGCATTAAGGCGACACGGTGCTACACTACTGGTGTATTGTGAACCAACAACTGCAGGCTATTGCAGGAGCAATATTATGATGCTATGGCTGAAGATTTCCAGCAAGCAGAATGTAAAGACAACAAAGAGGCGTTCATAAATGTCTTGCTAAGTATTGCTTCTTTTGCACCAAAAAAAAGTGCTGCTTCTTTCTTCCAAGCAATGGAGCCTATGCAATTTAGATCCTTCCTCTGGATTATCTATCGAATACGTCTACTTCGTAGGGATCTCCAAAACAGCATATTTGATGCTGAAGTAGCAGCTGGACTGCATAAAGGAAAAAAGGGTATTTCTTCCATGTATACTATTGCTGCCTGCGGAGAATAAAAATTTCCAATCCacttttaaaaagaaaacaagtcCCTGTCCAGTGACACACTGACACCTAACCATGCACAAGGGCAGACCCTTTACTCACATAAACCAGTATTTTCTCATGGGCAATTATATTGTTGCGCTGTCAAGAGGAACTAGCAGAGCATCAACAAGAGTTCTAATAAAACCTATATATTGGCAGAGAAACTACTTACAAATCTATTACACGAAATGTTATCGATAAACAGTTACCATAGAAATCTGCTTATTACTAATAATTTCCAAGATAGgtgcttttcatatatatatatatatatatatatatatatatatattatatgaaatgaaaaaaaaaatctttttcttgaattttgTCATCCGATactaatttcttttattttctatgaTTATCTTGCAGGCAGATGGAAATGAAAAGGCATCAAGAACTTTCTGAGATCAAACCAGGAGGAAGTTATACCTTAAAACTAAGATTGTTATATGAAGCTCGCCAAATTTATCTGAAGATGGTCTATGCAAATTACAAGACTGATTTTTGGTGATGAACATGCAGGCGTTGAAATTACAAATTTTCTTTATGGTTTAATTAGCAAAAATTAGCAGTGTTTCACCTGATACGGCATAGGGAAAGCAAATTCAGGAAACAATTTtaggcaaagatatatatatatagtcgaTCATTGCGCAGGGTTCCTTTTTTACTATATGTCAAATGCAGCCGTTACTCTTATTCCACCAACATTTCAGATAGTTGAAAATAAATATCCAATGACATCaatttggaaaaaagaaaaagattggagaaaTATCAGACAAACACGAGCATTATGCAATAGCCCACAGCATACAACCAGAATTTTGTAGAGCTAGCAAGCCAACAGCATACAATCAGAATAATATGACCTTAGGTAATTTTTGATATCTTCCACCTTGTTTCAAATTTATTAATTTCatcaaaatttattaatttctttGAGTAACATATCTATACTCTCAACCATGTATGCTTGTCAATATTGAACAGTTTTGTTCGAAACTAAAGAAGTTctaccaaaaatttcagatgaaaATCTTGATCAATAAAATGACTGAAGCACTTCAGTTCAAGCAGAGGGAGCGAGAATAAAGTTCATTTTGAACAAATTACAAGACGATGCAGATCTTAGGAAAGTTTACGTACTATTTTACTACTTTCTATAAATTAATAACTTACATATAACCTTGTCTATAAGCAGAATATAGCATCAGATAGAGATTCCTTTATCATAAATGAATCCAAGACGGTACATGGCATGCAATTcttacaccaaaaaaaaaaagaagaaaaaatccaGTGGAGATTATGATAGCTTTTTCACTTGAAACCATTGTGATTCCCAAAGGGCTCGAGCAATTCCAAGGTAGTTGATCAAAATACTAACTCCTAAATTTATTTTTCGTTGCTAACAATAAATATCATTGAAGTTTTGATAGAGATAATATTGGACACCTCAACCTCGGATCGGACCAACCTCGTTGACTTTTGTATAAACTGAGGTAAACAACTTCGGCCCCAGCTGAGGAGCAGCCAGCCGAGGTGCTGATTAGCCAAGGAGCCAATTAACAAGTGCCGACAAGGACTAACAATTCCAGCAACCAGTAGTTTTGGCAGCTCTGCATTTGATGCGCAATTAGTACCGTACGCCGCTCACACGAAATAATACCTATATCGTAAATGTATGATTGGTCGTTGTCTGGCTACTGGCGCACGTTACATCAACTCAAGTAACGACATAATATACTACCCTATATAGAAGGAAAGTCCGGGGGATCTCATGTAAGCAATATGAGATAGGTTGTTTGTTTACTTATAGAAAACTCTATTTTGATGAAACACTCTCCTTTCCATACTATTGCTTCTCTATCCCAATTTAGGCATCAGAGAATTTCCGCTGGAAACTATCTGGCAAACAAACTTCTTGCAGGCCGTTCTCGAAGGAGACTAACTTTCTCTCACCTCAGCTAGCTAGTTCAATTCGGTTTCTGCTGATCTTAGGGTCATCCAAGCTGCGCTCCAACTGCGATCCGAAATTCAGTCGAATAGGTTTGCTATCAAAATTGGCCAAGCGGATGAAATAAGAATggtacctcttaccatattcgGATAAGTAGAAGAACAAAATCTTGATGCGTACAACAAAAGATTTCATGTCATTAAGTTTGAAGGTCAGATCTGTTTTTAATCATTTATGCTCGTTCGACAATCCTTGACGAGTATGCACACAAATATATGCCATAATAAGGAAACATAACGAGCATTTAATACTATCTCAAGAAGCTACGAAGCACTGAGTACTATTTTTATATGAAATTATTTGACAGGCGTGTAAATCTGACTGCAGTtcaaactcttccagcagaacGGTAGAAGCCAAGAGGCAAGAGCTGAATTATGCGATATGAGCATGTACATATTTAATGTCAATACATTTCTAATGCCAAGAGTAATGTGATATGAACTTCTACTATTTTGATACATAATTAAAAGGCAACTTAAGTGTTTTATATAATTTAAGGCGTAAACCTAACACCCCCAATGTAAGGATTACCATATGTTTTCATTCTAccttttgatgaatgaaaaccAGAAGTCTTGATACATTTTACTGGAGTAGTAATTCTAGTATACCAGCAGTTTGTAGTtgcctcaaaagaaaaaaagatattgcaatttgtgttcagaacatgaaaaaaaaaaagagaaaaattcgGATCCTTCAAAGTGAAGCCAGAACTCTTTTCTGCATGGCCAATAGAATTAGAGGTTTGTATGATTTTTATGT
It includes:
- the LOC103708743 gene encoding uncharacterized protein LOC103708743 isoform X4, which codes for MLLSRSVCSWVAQLLACMGGCLGCCAKPTPIIAVDEPSKGLKIQGRTIKKTSVSEDFWSTSTHEMENSGVQSQRSISSISTSVQNLDHHGAGSASNASEFVNHGLLLWNQTRQQWTGNRRPETRPQQVREPRLSWDATYDNLLGTNKPFPQPIPLSGWGGGLASCGGRRW
- the LOC103708742 gene encoding 26.5 kDa heat shock protein, mitochondrial — protein: MALARMCLSSTPLLRGRRSFPLSAVSTARGGSMDIDFGAPSSYSAVPDHPSSPKREDEKKGGEVAPAESSSAPARRRSGLLSSQPWDLIPFRFHNIGLGNALWQVSENLNRLLENWAPSRFLGRMKEVKDCYKLRYEVPGLRKEDMRITVEDRFLVITGERKEEEDDSDEEGGWYSKRYGYYNTSLLLPDDAKVEEIKAEVKDGILCITIPRNEEKKRNVREVKIQ
- the LOC103708743 gene encoding uncharacterized protein LOC103708743 isoform X2, with protein sequence MLDASQQIRLFLGRPASRLHGSRGCLGCCAKPTPIIAVDEPSKGLKIQGRTIKKTSVSEDFWSTSTHEMENSGVQSQRSISSISTSVQNLDHHGAGSASNASEFVNHGLLLWNQTRQQWTGNRRPETRPQQVREPRLSWDATYDNLLGTNKPFPQPIPLSGWGGGLASCGGRRW
- the LOC103708743 gene encoding uncharacterized protein LOC103708743 isoform X3; amino-acid sequence: MLLSRSVCSWVAQLLACMGGCLGCCAKPTPIIAVDEPSKGLKIQGRTIKKTSVSEDFWSTSTHEMENSGVQSQRSISSISTSVQNLDHHGAGSASNASEFVNHGLLLWNQTRQQWTGNRRPETRPQQVREPRLSWDATYDNLLGTNKPFPQPIPLSEMVDFLVDVWEQEGMYD
- the LOC103708743 gene encoding uncharacterized protein LOC103708743 isoform X1 is translated as MLDASQQIRLFLGRPASRLHGSRGCLGCCAKPTPIIAVDEPSKGLKIQGRTIKKTSVSEDFWSTSTHEMENSGVQSQRSISSISTSVQNLDHHGAGSASNASEFVNHGLLLWNQTRQQWTGNRRPETRPQQVREPRLSWDATYDNLLGTNKPFPQPIPLSEMVDFLVDVWEQEGMYD